The Lactobacillus acidophilus DNA segment TTATCTTCAATTACACGGACTATATTAAGTACAGAACTAACTTCACTTGCACTAGTAATATATGTAATAACAATATCTTTACCTACCAACTTCAGCTTTAATCCTTTATTAAATTCAATATTATTTTTATTGAGTTTAATTAAATTACCGTCTATTTTTATTTTTAACGTATCTTGATCAATATTTTGATTTTCAATAGTATTAAAAATTTGTAGCTCGCTTTTATTCTCAGAGTTTATCTTTATTTCCCAAGCAATTTTATTTTTATCTGAGTTATATTTGCCACTAATTTCGGTTACGACATTTTTATTAACTTGTGGACGAGATGAAACATAAATTTTTTCATTAATTTCGCCTGCTTCTATTTGAATAAATTGATTAGAAGTAGTTTCATTACTTATTTGTATATCAAAATCAATTTGACCGGATATATTTTCAAACTTTTCAATATTTTTATCAAAAATTACTTGTACTTGATTATTTTTAACAATATATTTGCCAACTTGATAAGCCTCACCAGTATCGTCTTTAATTATTAATTTTTTCACTTCATTTAATGCTTGTACATGAACATCCTTTTTATTCGAATTTAATAAGATAAACATAGTGCTATCTTTTGTAAATTTATTTTTTTGATCATTAAATTTAACACTAATGTGAGCAATTTCGCTATTATTAAGCAAATTATTCTGGTCATTATCAATCAAAATTTGCGTAAAATTATCACTTAAATTTGCCGCATATGTAATATTTGTTTTTTGAGTCAAAAACAAAGCAATTCCAAATACGATACCTATTAAAAACTTTTTCACATTTATTCCTCACTATTTTTAAAATTTTAAATGTGATTATAGCGAATAAGTCCCAGTTTTACGTAAGGCTACTAAAATAGGCCGACATTTTTCGATTTTTGTCGCTACTTTTTAGACAAAAACTATTTTTTGTTCAAAAAATAACCCACTTTCGTGAGTTATCTTGATTAATAATTCAATCTGATCTTAAGTGATCCAGTCTCAACACATTCGCCAAAGCATTTCATTGCGGTATCATAAGCAGCTTTAGCAGTTTTATCATTAGCCTGTTGAAGTTTTCTTTGTAATTCTTCACCGGCAAGTTCTTGAACTTCTTGATCGGTTTCAAGCAAAACATGACGACCAGCAGCTAAAGTGCTTTGCTTCATTGCTTCAATCGAAGCACTGTAGCGGAATGGGTGCTCATCAGCAATTGTAGTAATTGCATGAGTTAACCAATACATGTTTTGAATATTGAAATGCTCTTTAGTATCACGATATGTTTCCGGCGTATCAAGAACGTTGGTATAGTATGGTGCAATACCATTAAAAGTATTAGGTCCAAAGGCAATCCATTGCACACCAGCAATTTTGGCTGGGACATCATTTCTAATTTGTAAAATAGATAATTCTTGATTACGTTGTAAGCCAATTGGACGAAAAGCGTGGCGATCCGCATCTGTGCCCTCTAAGCCGTATGGATCGTATTTAGTGTGTTGATAGTGTGATGACAAAGCATACTTTAAGTCTTCAATAGTAAGTAAATGCTCTGGCTTTTTAGCAAATGGCAAATCTGGATCATCAGGTTCATGAACATCGCTCGGATTGAACAGCTTTTGAATATACCATTGACGTGGAATATTGTATTCATAATCTGAATCGTCATGACTGCCGAAGATATGACGCAAATTATATGGATTACCACTATGATCAATATCCATGTGATTATCTTGAATCATCTTTTCCAAATCATCTGAAGCCATTGTATCGTCACTATTAAAGTCAAAATTGGTAATGCTAAACCAGTTCGGTGCAACGATATAACTATCATCTGGCACCTTAATAGCGGCCCAGTGACGACCACCAATAGTTTCCATGTACCAAACTTCATCTTTATCCGAGAAGGCAACACCATTTGATTCGTAGGTACCGTATTTTTCTAAGTATTTACCTAATAGCTTCACACCTTCACGAGCAGAACGAATGTAAGGCAAAACGATAGTAACAAAGTCTTCTTCACCGATACCCTTTTTATTCATTGGATCGATACCTAATACACGTGAATTAGTAGTGCTAGTTTCAGTAGCAGACATAGCAACGTTTGCTTCGTTAATACCTGCTTCACCCCACCAGCCTACTTTTTTGATAGTTGATTCAAGTTCAGGCACAGCGGTGTAACGCATTGGATTATCTGGCAAATCCACCTTGCATTTAGAAGTTACAGATTGATAATCCTTAGGTTGCTTGTCTGGCGTTACAACGATAAAACGCTTGGGATTAAATGCGTGACCATAGTCTTCGTTTCTGGCAACTAAGGTTGAACCGTCTGCAGTAGCCTTTTTACCGGCTAAAATTGTTGTACATGGCATATATTTTTCCTCCTATAGTTTTATAATAAGTTTATCTTTATTGTAAATCTTTTAGAGGAATAAAAATGAGTAATAAACAAACTATGATCAACAAACGTGAAATTAAAACAAGAGTAAGATTTTTCAGACCAAGCCAGTAAATTATTTTAGAAAAGGAAAAATACAATGTCTGAAAAATTAATCGAAACTGTCGTTACAAAAAATGATTTAGAAGATGCTTTTGACAAATTAGGTGTTAAGAGAGCGGATGTCTGCATGGTGCACACTGCCATGAGCAAATTTCAATATTTGCCTGGTGGTCCTGAGACAATCGTCAAAGCTCTTGAAGAAACACTGTCTGATGGAACTTTAATGATGCCTTCACAGGTTTCAACAAATTGCGATCCGGCAACTTGGGAATATCCACCTGTTCGCAAGGATTTGATTCAAGTTGTCAGAGATAATATGCCGCCATATGATCCCCAGACTTCAGCAACAGAAGGCCTAGGAGTAACACCGGAATATTTCAGAAACTTGTCTGATGTAGTTCGCAGCACGCATCCCTATTTGCCAATTGCCATCTGGGGCAAAAATGCGACCGACATCGCAGTACGTCAACCTTTAAACATGCCATATGGTATCAATAGTCCACTTGATTATTTGTACAAAAACAACGGAAAAATTATTTTCTTGGGTACTGATTACGAAACTTGCACAATGCTTCATTATGCGGAATCTACGATTCATCGCAAAACTGAAACTTGTTCTGCCGCAACCAGTATTGATCAAGATGGGAAAACGATTTGGACGGATTATCAAAACGTCGATTTGGATTCTTACGACGATTTTAATGAATTGGGCGAAACTTTTGAGAAAAAGTGCCCTGATGAATTCAAATCACAAAAATTAGGCAAAGGAATCATTAAAGTAATTAATAGTAGACCTTTAGTCGACTTTGCTCGTCAATGGTTTGATGAAAAAGATCATCGATTTGGTAACGCAATAAATTAATAGATACTAAAAATAGCAGCACGAGATTTTTTCTCATGCTGCTATTCTTTATGACTCATAGTAACAAAAAATGGAGCATTACAGAATGTAATACTCCATGCTAAAACTATCCTGACATTAAAAATCCTGATAGTTTTCAAAATCGCGAGCAAATGCTACAATATTATCGTAGTATTTAATCAATATTGTTGATCAATTAGGCTGACAACACTTGTCGCTGAACGCTCTTGATCTTGGTGTACTGGCATACACCATCAGCCAAGCGCATAAAAGGACTCCTTCAAGTGAAGTCACGACCTTTCATAAAAAAGTGCATTGATGGTATCAGTGCACTTTTTTATTATATCAAAAGCTATATTAAGGAAAAAATGTGCAAAAATACATTTTTTTGATAATCTTTTAGAATCACTTCTTTTGCGAAGCGCTACTTTCCGCATCTGGTGTATCGTCCAGTTTTTCATAATCAAAATCATCAAAAGCTACTGCACCATTTTCATAATGCTTGCCATGACGTTCTTCAATTACCCAAACAGAGACATTTTTAACGTCATCAGTAGAGATAGCAACGGGAATCGTATTCACATAATGATGGATGATTGTGCGTAAAGCCAACAATTTTTCTTGTAAACTAGTTATCTTGCGCACTACACCATTACCAATCACACTCATAAATGATGGTCCAAAATCACCTTTGCGTGGTGGCGTGTAAATCAAATTCTCATGACTATGGTCTGCTTCAAAGCCAACTGATTCTTCT contains these protein-coding regions:
- a CDS encoding collagen binding domain-containing protein, translating into MKKFLIGIVFGIALFLTQKTNITYAANLSDNFTQILIDNDQNNLLNNSEIAHISVKFNDQKNKFTKDSTMFILLNSNKKDVHVQALNEVKKLIIKDDTGEAYQVGKYIVKNNQVQVIFDKNIEKFENISGQIDFDIQISNETTSNQFIQIEAGEINEKIYVSSRPQVNKNVVTEISGKYNSDKNKIAWEIKINSENKSELQIFNTIENQNIDQDTLKIKIDGNLIKLNKNNIEFNKGLKLKLVGKDIVITYITSASEVSSVLNIVRVIEDNENQNVTSAKVQVNDIVNIDGKFNQTSTNKKQREKKISKFFLI
- a CDS encoding aminoglycoside N(3)-acetyltransferase, which produces MSEKLIETVVTKNDLEDAFDKLGVKRADVCMVHTAMSKFQYLPGGPETIVKALEETLSDGTLMMPSQVSTNCDPATWEYPPVRKDLIQVVRDNMPPYDPQTSATEGLGVTPEYFRNLSDVVRSTHPYLPIAIWGKNATDIAVRQPLNMPYGINSPLDYLYKNNGKIIFLGTDYETCTMLHYAESTIHRKTETCSAATSIDQDGKTIWTDYQNVDLDSYDDFNELGETFEKKCPDEFKSQKLGKGIIKVINSRPLVDFARQWFDEKDHRFGNAIN
- a CDS encoding C69 family dipeptidase — encoded protein: MPCTTILAGKKATADGSTLVARNEDYGHAFNPKRFIVVTPDKQPKDYQSVTSKCKVDLPDNPMRYTAVPELESTIKKVGWWGEAGINEANVAMSATETSTTNSRVLGIDPMNKKGIGEEDFVTIVLPYIRSAREGVKLLGKYLEKYGTYESNGVAFSDKDEVWYMETIGGRHWAAIKVPDDSYIVAPNWFSITNFDFNSDDTMASDDLEKMIQDNHMDIDHSGNPYNLRHIFGSHDDSDYEYNIPRQWYIQKLFNPSDVHEPDDPDLPFAKKPEHLLTIEDLKYALSSHYQHTKYDPYGLEGTDADRHAFRPIGLQRNQELSILQIRNDVPAKIAGVQWIAFGPNTFNGIAPYYTNVLDTPETYRDTKEHFNIQNMYWLTHAITTIADEHPFRYSASIEAMKQSTLAAGRHVLLETDQEVQELAGEELQRKLQQANDKTAKAAYDTAMKCFGECVETGSLKIRLNY